A part of Ancylomarina subtilis genomic DNA contains:
- a CDS encoding thiamine pyrophosphate-dependent enzyme translates to MQKSLLLGVEAIAQGAIDAGMSGVYAYPGTPSTEITEYIQHSKVANERQIHSEWSANEKTAMETALGMSYAGKRTMVCMKHVGLNVAADCFMNAAITGANGGMIITIADDPSMHSSQNEQDSRVYGKFAMIPILEPSNQQEAYDMTRFGFELSEAFGTPVMMRITTRLAHSRAGVEPISEIVVENEMHLPEDKQQFVLLPGIARRRYKLLLSNQEKFEAASEDSQFNQYTEGSDKSLGVIACGLGYNYLMENYPDGNCPFPVLKVSQYPLPRKMMEKITSECDKVMVLEEGYPVVEELLKGYLGKEAVIGRLDGTLSRDGELTPDMVAKALGMEVEEGMAIPDLVAARPPALCVGCSHHDVYKALNEVIAEYGEGRVFSDIGCYTLGALPPYRAINTCVDMGASITMAKGAADAGLIPAVAMIGDSTFTHSGMTGLLDAINENSPITVIISDNESISMTGGQKSSAKGKLESICEGLGVDPEHIKVFTSLPKKHEEVKDIIRKECDYQGVSVIIPRRICVQKNVRDQKIKKAMKAKAAAKA, encoded by the coding sequence ATGCAAAAGTCACTATTGTTAGGTGTTGAAGCTATTGCTCAAGGGGCGATTGACGCTGGAATGTCTGGTGTTTACGCTTATCCAGGAACACCTTCTACAGAAATCACAGAGTACATTCAGCATTCAAAAGTTGCTAATGAGCGTCAAATTCATAGCGAATGGTCTGCGAATGAAAAAACAGCTATGGAAACGGCTCTTGGTATGTCATATGCTGGGAAAAGAACTATGGTTTGTATGAAGCATGTTGGATTGAATGTAGCTGCTGACTGTTTTATGAATGCTGCCATCACCGGAGCTAATGGCGGTATGATTATTACAATTGCTGATGATCCATCTATGCACTCTTCTCAGAATGAGCAAGATTCACGTGTGTATGGTAAATTTGCAATGATTCCAATTCTTGAGCCTTCAAATCAGCAAGAAGCTTATGACATGACTCGCTTTGGTTTCGAGTTGTCTGAAGCTTTTGGAACGCCTGTAATGATGCGTATTACAACTCGCTTGGCTCACTCGCGTGCTGGTGTTGAACCAATATCAGAAATTGTAGTTGAAAACGAAATGCATTTGCCAGAAGATAAGCAGCAGTTTGTATTGTTGCCAGGTATTGCTCGTCGTCGTTACAAGTTGTTGTTGTCAAACCAAGAGAAATTCGAAGCAGCTTCTGAGGATTCTCAATTCAATCAATATACCGAAGGTTCTGATAAATCATTAGGTGTAATTGCTTGTGGTTTGGGATACAATTATTTGATGGAAAATTATCCTGATGGCAATTGTCCTTTCCCTGTATTGAAAGTTAGTCAATACCCACTTCCTCGTAAGATGATGGAAAAAATCACTTCTGAGTGTGATAAGGTGATGGTTCTTGAAGAAGGTTATCCTGTTGTTGAAGAATTATTGAAAGGTTATTTAGGAAAAGAAGCTGTAATCGGTCGTTTGGATGGCACTTTATCACGTGATGGTGAGTTGACTCCTGATATGGTTGCAAAAGCTTTGGGAATGGAAGTTGAAGAAGGAATGGCTATTCCTGATTTGGTTGCTGCACGTCCACCAGCATTGTGCGTTGGTTGTAGTCATCATGATGTTTATAAAGCATTGAATGAAGTCATTGCTGAATATGGTGAAGGTCGCGTATTCTCTGATATCGGATGTTACACCTTAGGTGCATTGCCTCCATACCGTGCCATTAACACGTGTGTAGATATGGGTGCGTCTATTACGATGGCTAAAGGTGCTGCAGATGCAGGTCTTATTCCAGCTGTTGCAATGATTGGTGATTCTACTTTTACTCACTCAGGAATGACAGGTTTATTGGATGCCATCAACGAAAATTCTCCTATAACAGTTATTATTTCTGATAATGAGTCAATTTCGATGACTGGTGGTCAGAAGTCTTCTGCCAAAGGAAAGCTTGAATCTATTTGTGAAGGTTTAGGAGTTGATCCTGAGCATATCAAAGTCTTTACGTCTCTTCCTAAGAAACACGAAGAAGTGAAGGATATTATTCGTAAAGAGTGTGATTATCAAGGGGTGTCTGTAATTATTCCTCGTCGTATTTGCGTTCAGAAGAATGTTCGTGATCAGAAGATTAAAAAAGCAATGAAAGCTAAAGCAGCTGCAAAAGCTTAA
- the prmA gene encoding 50S ribosomal protein L11 methyltransferase: MDYIELKCEITPYNEAVAQILISELGELGYDSFTENEDSVDAYITEDLFDIDMVKAISLDYLPESNFKLNYTYKTVVSQDWNAVWESNFQPVIISDQVVIRASFHTDTPKVPYDIVIDPKMSFGTGHHSTTSLMVQSILESDIENKRVLDMGCGTSLLAILASKRGAKMVDAIDIDEWPYKNSLENIKNNKAENVSVFLGDASLLEGKEYDIVLANINRNILLNDMKSYIACLPKNGSLIMSGFYTEDLKYIQEEAENNGLTYINHKVDNNWVAVRFEKK; this comes from the coding sequence ATGGATTACATTGAATTAAAATGTGAGATTACCCCTTATAACGAAGCTGTTGCACAAATTCTGATATCAGAACTTGGTGAACTTGGCTACGACAGCTTTACCGAAAATGAAGATTCAGTTGATGCCTATATCACTGAAGATCTTTTTGATATTGATATGGTCAAAGCTATTAGCTTGGATTACCTCCCTGAATCAAATTTTAAATTGAATTACACTTATAAAACAGTCGTCTCTCAAGATTGGAATGCCGTTTGGGAATCAAATTTCCAACCCGTTATCATCTCAGATCAGGTTGTCATTCGCGCCTCATTCCACACCGATACACCCAAAGTCCCTTATGATATTGTTATCGATCCTAAGATGTCTTTTGGAACCGGACACCACTCCACAACTTCGCTTATGGTTCAGAGCATTTTGGAAAGCGATATTGAAAACAAAAGAGTGCTTGATATGGGCTGTGGAACCAGTCTTCTTGCCATATTAGCCTCAAAACGAGGAGCAAAAATGGTTGACGCCATTGATATTGATGAATGGCCATATAAAAACTCTCTTGAAAACATTAAAAACAATAAGGCTGAAAATGTTTCCGTTTTCCTGGGAGATGCCAGTCTGCTTGAGGGAAAAGAATACGATATTGTTCTAGCTAACATCAATCGTAATATTCTTTTAAATGACATGAAATCATATATCGCTTGCCTACCTAAAAACGGAAGTTTAATTATGAGTGGTTTCTATACTGAAGATTTGAAGTATATTCAGGAAGAAGCTGAAAACAACGGATTGACTTATATAAATCACAAAGTTGATAACAATTGGGTTGCTGTCCGTTTTGAAAAAAAATAA